The Kaistella daneshvariae genomic sequence TTTCACAGAATGTTCACCAAAAACCTTTGGTTGGCGGCTATGATGTGGAAGTCACCGAAATGGTTCAGCTATAGAAAAACAAGAAATACCGCTTTTTAAGGCGGTATTTTTTTTGACTTATTTCCGGTAATCCCAAGGCGCGACCGGCGATTTTTCTGACCACAAACCGACCTTATTTCTGCGCGCCGTTATCTCTAGTTTCGCATATTCCAGATTCACGGAATACTTTTTATAATGCCAGGCTAAACCTGCTTTCAACATTTCTTTGTTAAGGCAGGTTTTTTCATTTAAATAAATTTCCGCGATTAAGCGGCCGCGCGCGTCGTAGTTTCCTTTTTTGCCCTGACTTACCAAAGTGACGTTTTTGCCGAAAGCCAGCGCGGAAAGTTTCTGTTTGGAAACGGAGCCAAAAGCCTGCTTTTTTTCCGGCGCGTCAATATGTTCCAGGCGCACGACGAGAGGAAGCTGATAATATAAAACCTCAACGGTGTCGCCGTCTTTAATACCGATAACTTTTACCTTTAGAATGAGCTGATCTGTTTTCTGAAAATCCTGCCCGGAAGCCGGTAAAAAACTCATGCCAAGAAAGAAGAAGAGAAAGAGTAAAGTTATTTTTTTCATATTAAAAGCGTTTTTTTATTTTTTGTGTGGTGTGGAAGTTAAGAAAAAAATAGGCTTTTAGCAGGAAAAAAATGTACTGCAATCATTTTTAAATTTTAGTACCGAACGAACGTAAAAATTATATAAGTCACTGTAACAGAATACCATTTTGCAATACAAATCATATAAACTATTAAAAAACAACCATGAAACAAAACAATTACTTTTCATTTTTGCTGGGCTTTATTGTCCTGTTTGCCGTTTATCATTTTCCGGAATTCTACGACGAATTTTGGATTATGGCGGTCTTCAAAATCGGTTTTCTGCTTGTAGCTTTTGGAATTGCGGTGTGGCAGAGCGGAAAAGGTTTCGGCGCGTACGGATTAGCTTTGAAAAAATCCTGGTTCATCAATTTAATTAAAGGTTTGGTTATCGGGATTTTTGCTTTTGCACTTTCCACATGGCTTTCCACGATTTTAGGTTATGAGAAAATAACGGAAATCCCAACTATAATGGCGGTTTTTCAGGCGCTGCCGATGCTTTTACTGATGACCGCAATACCGTCCGTTGCTGAAGATTTGCTGACGCGCGGTTATCTTTGGAGACATTTGCAGCACAAAGTGAGCGGTCAAAACTGGGTGCTGCTTTCTGCGGCGGTTTACGTTCTAAACCATATTTGGCGACTGGATGACGGCGCTGCAGTTTTAACTTATCTTTTTTTCCTTGGTTTGTTGCTCGCATTTACCGTTTGGAAAACGAAAAATCTTTGGCTGGCTTTCGGAATTCATTGGGGTTCCAACATTGCTTTTGAATCTACTAATGGTTTAATTAAAACGGAGTCTCTTGCTGACGGAGCGCAAAGCACTTGGATTTTAGCCGCTGTTTGGGCATTTATTTTCATTTCTTTCCTCATTTTCGAAA encodes the following:
- a CDS encoding CPBP family intramembrane glutamic endopeptidase — encoded protein: MKQNNYFSFLLGFIVLFAVYHFPEFYDEFWIMAVFKIGFLLVAFGIAVWQSGKGFGAYGLALKKSWFINLIKGLVIGIFAFALSTWLSTILGYEKITEIPTIMAVFQALPMLLLMTAIPSVAEDLLTRGYLWRHLQHKVSGQNWVLLSAAVYVLNHIWRLDDGAAVLTYLFFLGLLLAFTVWKTKNLWLAFGIHWGSNIAFESTNGLIKTESLADGAQSTWILAAVWAFIFISFLIFEKIQAKPTGEMTENDNNELDFAG
- a CDS encoding thermonuclease family protein, with product MKKITLLFLFFFLGMSFLPASGQDFQKTDQLILKVKVIGIKDGDTVEVLYYQLPLVVRLEHIDAPEKKQAFGSVSKQKLSALAFGKNVTLVSQGKKGNYDARGRLIAEIYLNEKTCLNKEMLKAGLAWHYKKYSVNLEYAKLEITARRNKVGLWSEKSPVAPWDYRK